From one Salvelinus sp. IW2-2015 linkage group LG11, ASM291031v2, whole genome shotgun sequence genomic stretch:
- the LOC111970245 gene encoding translocon-associated protein subunit alpha has product MFNFGSKILLLLLVAFPCGLISFGQVSADSESAEDISPDSTVDEEEEEEDEVLVEEDQVPGSETEDDIDEDAAVGDVTSHPDADTTIVFVTGEEFPANEIVKFLVGFTNKGSQDFTVHSLEASFRYPQDFQFYIQNFTALPLSTVVQPQKQASFEYSFIPAQPMAGRPFGLVILLNYQDSEGNGFQTAIYNQTVTIVELEEGLDGETIFMYIFLTGLVVLAVFGMYQVLESRTRKRFPVKVETGTGGMNGVDISWIPQETLNIMSKASASPKASPRKRTKRAVGVDQ; this is encoded by the exons GCCAAGTATCTGCAGACTCTGAGTCTGCGGAGGACATTTCCCCAGATTCAACAgtcgatgaggaggaggaggaagaggacgaggtGCTGGTGGAAGAAGATCAGGTCCCAGGCTCA GAAACAGAAGATGACATAGATGAAGATGCTGCAGTTGGAGATGTAACCTCTCACcctgatgctgacaccaccattgTCTTTGTGACTGGGGAAG AGTTCCCAGCCAATGAGATTGTGAAGTTCCTGGTGGGTTTCACCAACAAGGGAAGCCAGGATTTCACTGTCCATTCCCTGGAGGCCTCCTTCCGTTACCCTCAGGACTTCCAGTTCTACATACAGAAC TTCACAGCCTTGCCCCTGAGCACTGTGGTCCAGCCCCAGAAGCAGGCCTCCTTTGAGTACTCCTTCATCCCTGCTCAGCCTATGGCTGGTCGTCCCTTCGGCCTGGTTATCCTACTCAACTACCAGGACAGTGAG GGCAACGGTTTCCAGACGGCCATTTACAACCAGACCGTCACTATCGTTGAGCTGGAGGAAGGACTGGATGGAGAGAC AATATTCATGTATATCTTCCTGACTGGATTGGTTGTCTTGGCGGTCTTTGGCATGTACCAGGTGCTGGAGTCTAGGACG AGGAAGAGGTTCCCTGTGAAGGTGGAGACGGGCACTGGTGGGATGAACGGTGTGGACATAAGCTGGATTCCCCAAGAGACCCTCAACATCATGA GCAAGGCATCGGCATCCCCTAAAGCCTCCCCAAGGAAACGCACCAAGAGAGCGGTGGGAGTAGATCAGTAA